Proteins encoded in a region of the Cupriavidus pauculus genome:
- a CDS encoding YidH family protein, whose amino-acid sequence MPRPHVFLHEREPVRPAPPSLPRKKDWRLEGEDPDYRFTLANERTFLAWIRTALAILAGGVLLEQFANKLASMTVSAISIGMCAVAMAMSLQSYRRWRANEIAMRHKQSLPTSSAIRMLSIGLVAAGAALIGTFVWTTR is encoded by the coding sequence ATGCCTCGTCCCCACGTTTTCTTGCATGAACGCGAACCGGTTCGGCCGGCGCCACCGTCGCTACCGAGGAAGAAGGATTGGCGTCTCGAGGGTGAGGACCCGGATTACCGGTTCACCCTCGCGAACGAGCGGACCTTCCTTGCGTGGATTCGAACCGCGCTCGCAATCCTGGCCGGAGGGGTCTTGCTCGAGCAGTTTGCAAACAAGCTCGCATCGATGACGGTCTCGGCGATATCCATCGGCATGTGCGCGGTGGCGATGGCGATGAGCCTTCAATCCTATCGTCGGTGGCGTGCGAACGAGATTGCGATGCGGCACAAGCAGAGCCTGCCGACTTCGTCCGCCATTCGCATGTTGTCCATCGGCCTGGTGGCCGCCGGCGCGGCGTTGATCGGGACCTTCGTGTGGACGACCCGGTAG
- a CDS encoding LysR substrate-binding domain-containing protein, protein MKRLLPPLVSLRAFEAVARHMSFTLAADELCVTQSAVSRHIRNLESHYGVKLFNRLTRAIECTAEGARLFAVVTGAFAQIEAVEEELTGRPTSRQLLVSILPTLASSWLMPRLVNFTQTHQHIEIRLITSIEAVSFSRDKIDVAIRVGKPPGKRARHGAPRIDLVMTDEWRGVAVEPLFPDVLVPICKPELIKGRLPVSPATLTRLPLIHTDSRLRAWTDWFAAQDIAYERKPDALHFGHFFMSMRAALEGRGVALVPDVLVADDVASGNLIVPVRERVQSGGEYCLLYRKERAEDDAIAAFRQWVHAEVAAMAR, encoded by the coding sequence ATGAAACGCCTGCTCCCACCGCTGGTATCGCTACGCGCCTTCGAGGCGGTGGCCCGGCATATGAGCTTTACGCTTGCGGCCGACGAGTTATGCGTGACGCAGAGCGCCGTCAGCCGCCATATCCGCAACCTCGAATCGCATTACGGCGTGAAGCTGTTCAACCGGCTGACGCGCGCGATCGAATGCACGGCCGAGGGCGCGCGGCTGTTCGCGGTGGTGACCGGGGCGTTTGCACAGATCGAAGCCGTGGAAGAAGAGCTGACCGGACGCCCCACCTCGCGCCAATTGCTGGTGAGCATTCTTCCGACGCTGGCGTCCAGCTGGCTGATGCCGCGGCTGGTCAATTTCACCCAGACGCACCAGCACATCGAGATCCGGCTCATCACATCCATCGAGGCCGTATCGTTCAGCCGTGACAAGATCGACGTGGCCATCCGTGTGGGCAAGCCACCGGGCAAGCGCGCGCGGCACGGTGCGCCGCGCATCGACCTCGTGATGACGGACGAGTGGCGCGGCGTGGCGGTGGAACCGCTATTCCCCGATGTGCTCGTGCCGATCTGTAAACCCGAACTGATCAAGGGCAGGCTACCGGTGAGCCCGGCCACGCTGACGCGGCTGCCGCTGATCCACACCGACTCGCGCTTGCGGGCCTGGACCGACTGGTTCGCGGCACAGGACATTGCCTACGAGCGCAAACCGGACGCCTTGCACTTCGGGCACTTCTTCATGTCGATGCGTGCGGCGCTCGAAGGACGTGGCGTGGCACTGGTCCCCGACGTGCTGGTGGCCGACGACGTGGCGAGCGGCAACCTGATCGTGCCGGTGCGCGAGCGCGTGCAGAGCGGCGGCGAGTACTGCCTGCTCTACCGGAAAGAACGTGCCGAGGACGATGCCATCGCGGCGTTTCGCCAGTGGGTCCACGCGGAGGTCGCCGCGATGGCGCGATAG
- a CDS encoding Bug family tripartite tricarboxylate transporter substrate binding protein: MAAAASGWPLLGAAQTPFPSKPIRVIVPFPPGGINDTVARPIFQKMGEILNVSFVIDNRPGASGTIGTAAAARAEPDGYTVLLGAASTMAVVPHMMKSVPYAPMTDFAPIGGIASVPSVLITGRGDKYPNLAAVVAEAKKRPGSLTYGSAGPGTSHHVQMTYFDMQMGISMLHVPYKGSGPAMADLLGGQVDFLMDPLPTTLPQVGAGKVVPIAISSAKRSPLLPSVPTFAELGVPNFEVSTWFGLFVPARTPAPVLGKLAAALDAALHDPAIVQTMNARGMTPLLKSPAEMTTYVAQENTLWKDVIRKNAMGME; encoded by the coding sequence ATGGCCGCCGCCGCCTCGGGCTGGCCACTGCTGGGCGCGGCGCAGACGCCGTTTCCGTCGAAGCCGATCCGCGTGATCGTGCCGTTCCCGCCCGGCGGCATCAACGATACGGTGGCGCGCCCGATCTTCCAGAAAATGGGCGAGATCCTCAACGTCAGCTTCGTCATCGACAACCGTCCCGGCGCCAGCGGCACGATCGGTACTGCCGCCGCGGCCCGTGCGGAGCCCGATGGCTATACGGTACTGCTGGGCGCGGCGAGCACCATGGCGGTGGTCCCGCATATGATGAAGTCCGTCCCGTATGCACCGATGACCGATTTCGCACCAATCGGTGGCATTGCTTCGGTGCCGAGCGTGCTGATCACGGGGCGCGGCGACAAGTATCCGAACCTCGCTGCCGTGGTGGCGGAAGCGAAAAAGCGTCCCGGCAGCCTGACGTATGGCTCGGCGGGACCCGGTACCTCGCATCATGTGCAGATGACCTACTTCGATATGCAGATGGGCATATCGATGCTGCATGTGCCCTACAAGGGTAGCGGTCCGGCGATGGCGGACCTGTTGGGCGGCCAGGTGGACTTCTTGATGGACCCGCTGCCCACCACGTTGCCGCAGGTGGGCGCGGGCAAGGTCGTGCCGATCGCCATCAGCAGCGCAAAGCGGTCGCCGTTGCTGCCCAGCGTGCCGACCTTCGCCGAACTCGGCGTGCCCAACTTCGAGGTCAGCACATGGTTCGGCCTGTTCGTCCCGGCCCGGACCCCGGCCCCGGTGCTCGGCAAGCTGGCCGCGGCGCTGGATGCCGCCCTCCATGACCCCGCGATCGTGCAAACCATGAACGCGCGGGGGATGACGCCGTTGCTCAAGTCGCCGGCGGAGATGACGACCTATGTCGCGCAGGAGAACACGCTCTGGAAAGACGTGATCCGCAAGAACGCGATGGGTATGGAGTGA
- a CDS encoding arylsulfatase: MNMPTTKTNIVLIVADNLGWGELGCYGGGALRGAPTPRIDALAREGLLLQNFNVESDCVPTRSALMTGRHPIRTGCLQSVPPGLPQGLKRTERTLAQALSAAGYATAHFGKWHLGDIDGRFPSDRGFDEWYGIPRTTDESQFTSSVGYDPTVADLPYIMAGKAGTPSENVRLYDLDSRRTIDAELVERSVTFMRGAVDRQQPFFLYLPLVHLHFPTLPHPDFAGKSGHGDFADSMMEMDHRVGQIIDAVDALGQRDDTIFVFCSDNGPEFRAPYRGTAGPWRGTYHTAMEGSLRVPFIVRWPGRIAPAISNEIVHVTDIFTTLIRLAGAPLPDDRPIDGVDQRGLFLDGAKSAREGFPFYIKNELRAVKWRDWKLHFYWEPEVNEGKGKLESPYLFNITRDPKEETDVLVFNTWVMGPILRLIRTFNQSVAEFPNTAPGEPDDPEGNAAPARR; this comes from the coding sequence ATGAACATGCCAACAACGAAGACAAACATTGTGCTGATCGTCGCCGACAACCTCGGCTGGGGAGAACTCGGCTGCTACGGAGGCGGTGCGCTGCGCGGGGCGCCGACACCGCGCATCGATGCTCTCGCGCGAGAGGGGTTGCTGCTGCAGAACTTCAATGTCGAGAGCGATTGCGTGCCGACACGCTCGGCGCTCATGACGGGGCGCCATCCCATCCGAACGGGCTGCCTCCAATCGGTGCCGCCCGGGCTGCCACAGGGCCTGAAGCGCACGGAACGCACGCTCGCGCAGGCCCTGTCGGCGGCCGGCTATGCGACGGCGCACTTCGGGAAGTGGCACCTCGGCGATATCGACGGCCGCTTTCCTTCCGATCGCGGCTTCGACGAGTGGTATGGCATCCCGCGCACCACCGACGAGAGCCAGTTCACGTCGAGCGTCGGTTACGACCCAACCGTGGCGGACCTCCCTTACATCATGGCCGGCAAGGCGGGGACGCCCTCCGAGAACGTCAGGCTCTATGACCTCGACAGCCGGCGCACCATCGATGCGGAACTCGTGGAGCGCTCGGTGACCTTCATGCGCGGCGCCGTCGATCGCCAACAGCCGTTCTTTCTCTATCTTCCGCTGGTCCACCTGCACTTCCCCACGCTGCCGCATCCGGACTTCGCGGGCAAGAGCGGGCACGGCGACTTCGCGGACTCCATGATGGAGATGGACCATCGCGTGGGCCAGATCATCGATGCCGTCGACGCGCTGGGCCAGCGCGACGACACGATCTTCGTGTTCTGCAGCGACAACGGTCCCGAATTTCGCGCGCCGTACCGTGGCACGGCCGGACCCTGGCGCGGCACGTACCACACGGCCATGGAGGGCAGCCTGCGCGTGCCGTTCATCGTGCGTTGGCCGGGCCGGATCGCGCCCGCCATCAGCAACGAGATCGTGCATGTGACGGACATTTTCACAACGCTGATCCGCCTCGCCGGCGCCCCGTTGCCCGACGACCGCCCCATCGACGGCGTCGATCAGCGCGGATTGTTCCTCGACGGCGCGAAGTCGGCGCGGGAAGGGTTTCCCTTCTATATCAAGAACGAGCTCCGTGCCGTGAAGTGGCGCGACTGGAAGCTCCACTTCTACTGGGAACCCGAAGTCAACGAAGGAAAAGGAAAGCTGGAGTCGCCGTACCTGTTCAACATCACGCGCGACCCGAAGGAGGAGACAGACGTCCTGGTGTTCAACACCTGGGTCATGGGGCCAATCCTGCGGCTGATCCGGACGTTCAACCAAAGCGTCGCCGAGTTCCCGAATACCGCACCCGGCGAACCCGACGATCCCGAGGGCAACGCGGCGCCCGCACGCCGTTAG
- a CDS encoding aspartate dehydrogenase, which translates to MSGDKELRELRVGIAGLGAVGTKLVEQLDQGIHGLRLTAVAARDKHRAAEKLRGVKGHIAIVDIAELAEHADIVIECAPAELVGAIAEPVLRAGKTVIVLSCGALLDRMDLVDLARAHGGQIIVPTGALLGLDAVTAAAEGTIHSVRMITRKPVRGLVGAPYLVNNNIDIDDVTEPIKIFSGTAREAAKGFPANLNVVVALALAGIGPDRTQLEIWADPALTRNTHEIEVDSDAASFSLRIQNIPTENPKTGRITAQSVLAVLRKLRSPLRVGT; encoded by the coding sequence ATGTCGGGCGACAAGGAGCTCAGGGAATTGCGCGTGGGTATCGCGGGCCTCGGTGCGGTGGGTACCAAGCTGGTCGAGCAACTGGATCAGGGCATCCACGGCCTGCGGCTGACGGCCGTGGCCGCGCGGGACAAGCATCGGGCCGCCGAGAAGCTGCGGGGCGTAAAGGGCCATATTGCCATCGTCGACATCGCGGAGCTGGCCGAGCATGCGGACATCGTCATCGAATGCGCACCCGCGGAGCTGGTGGGCGCGATCGCCGAACCGGTGCTGCGTGCGGGCAAGACGGTCATCGTGCTGAGTTGCGGTGCGCTGCTCGACCGCATGGACCTCGTGGATCTGGCGCGCGCGCATGGCGGCCAGATCATCGTGCCGACCGGTGCGCTGCTGGGGCTCGACGCCGTGACCGCTGCCGCCGAAGGGACTATCCACTCGGTCAGGATGATCACGCGCAAGCCCGTGCGCGGGCTGGTTGGCGCGCCGTACCTCGTGAACAACAACATCGATATCGACGACGTGACCGAGCCGATCAAGATCTTCTCGGGCACCGCGCGGGAAGCGGCGAAGGGCTTCCCCGCCAACCTCAACGTCGTGGTGGCGCTGGCGCTGGCGGGCATCGGTCCGGACCGCACGCAACTCGAGATCTGGGCGGATCCGGCGCTGACGCGCAACACGCACGAGATCGAGGTGGACTCGGATGCGGCCTCGTTCTCGCTGCGCATCCAGAACATCCCCACCGAGAACCCCAAGACCGGCCGCATTACGGCGCAGAGCGTACTCGCGGTGCTGCGCAAGCTGCGCAGCCCGTTGCGCGTGGGTACCTGA
- a CDS encoding carbohydrate ABC transporter permease — MEYLQSIPRRWVTLYIPIGIFLFVLLFPFYWMAITAFKPDGELLMQSANPLIVLKPTLAHFKKLLFDTPYPAWLLNTVIVSTVSTFASLAASVLAAYAIERLRFQGAKQVGLAIFLAYLIPPSILFIPLASIVFQLGLFDTRWALILTYPTFLIPFCTWLLMGYFRSIPYELEECALIDGATRWEILVKIILPLAVPGLISAGIFAFTLSWNEFIYALTFISSSEVKTVPVGIVTELVEGDVYHWGALMAGALLGSLPVAVVYSFFVEYYVSGMTGAVKE; from the coding sequence ATGGAGTATCTGCAGTCCATTCCGCGGCGCTGGGTCACGCTTTATATTCCCATCGGCATCTTCCTCTTCGTATTGCTGTTTCCGTTCTACTGGATGGCCATCACGGCGTTCAAACCCGACGGCGAGCTGTTGATGCAGAGCGCGAACCCGCTGATCGTGCTCAAGCCGACGCTCGCCCACTTCAAGAAGCTGCTGTTCGACACGCCCTACCCCGCATGGCTTCTGAATACCGTGATCGTCTCCACGGTGTCCACGTTCGCCTCGCTCGCCGCCAGCGTGCTGGCCGCCTACGCGATCGAGCGCCTGCGTTTTCAGGGCGCGAAGCAGGTCGGCCTGGCAATATTCCTGGCCTATCTGATTCCGCCGTCCATCCTGTTCATTCCTCTGGCCTCGATTGTCTTCCAGCTGGGGTTATTCGATACCCGCTGGGCGCTGATCCTGACCTACCCGACGTTTCTGATCCCGTTCTGCACGTGGTTGCTGATGGGGTATTTCCGGTCGATTCCGTATGAACTCGAGGAATGCGCGCTTATCGACGGTGCCACGCGCTGGGAGATTCTGGTCAAGATCATCCTTCCGCTCGCCGTGCCGGGCCTGATATCGGCTGGAATCTTTGCATTCACGCTGTCATGGAACGAGTTTATCTATGCGCTGACGTTCATCTCGTCATCGGAGGTGAAGACCGTGCCCGTGGGCATCGTCACGGAGCTGGTCGAGGGCGACGTCTATCACTGGGGCGCGCTGATGGCGGGCGCCCTGCTCGGCTCGCTACCCGTGGCCGTGGTGTACTCGTTCTTCGTGGAGTATTACGTTTCCGGCATGACCGGCGCAGTCAAGGAATAA
- a CDS encoding DUF202 domain-containing protein, producing MDDPVGGARLPDPGRQPERTALAWTRTSAAVLANALAVLRGGLADGSLPLMLLGALCLAAASGVWLCGRHRSRAVLLHTRRSAGFPPWIVAAAAMLSSIGGLVEVVVRVTT from the coding sequence GTGGACGACCCGGTAGGCGGGGCGCGCCTTCCCGATCCAGGTAGGCAACCGGAGCGGACAGCGCTGGCATGGACGAGAACTTCGGCCGCTGTCCTGGCCAACGCACTCGCCGTTCTCCGCGGCGGCCTTGCCGACGGTTCACTGCCCCTGATGCTGCTCGGCGCTCTTTGTCTCGCTGCGGCGTCCGGTGTCTGGTTATGTGGACGCCATCGATCGCGCGCGGTCCTTCTCCACACGCGCCGAAGCGCCGGTTTCCCGCCATGGATCGTTGCAGCCGCGGCGATGCTTTCCAGCATCGGCGGACTCGTCGAGGTCGTTGTTCGCGTCACGACCTGA
- a CDS encoding LysR family transcriptional regulator — MLRQHRFRPVLRFRSSKSPAHGHALTGMPSCTNRMVFNPADISAFLAVVRHGNVSRAAVDIGITQPSVSKALRRLEDEIGVSLFERGAHGARLTSEGHLFVESAHRFERQYAEMVRSAGEMRARYSGLLRIGVTSPASDSLPLRVLSEMIGKRPGMRVSLVIGKSDALNVAVESGDLDLAVVPSYPGYSFSCAQMEVGEDQMRVVARADHPVFAMSNAGIADLREFGWIMPNRRSVARKLMGEIFEREAAPSPRVVVEVDYVSDAVMGLIMATDLLALVPAAALRGWLGRVVPVQMPQMLIQRTFVLLSHPSGKWSPLMQTFRDILIRSRPEALE, encoded by the coding sequence ATGCTTCGTCAGCATCGATTCCGTCCGGTCCTGCGCTTCAGATCAAGCAAGAGCCCGGCCCATGGCCATGCCTTGACGGGCATGCCTTCATGCACAAATAGAATGGTCTTCAATCCCGCCGATATCTCCGCATTCCTCGCCGTGGTCCGGCACGGCAACGTAAGCCGTGCCGCTGTTGACATCGGCATTACGCAGCCGTCGGTGTCGAAAGCGCTGCGCCGTCTTGAAGACGAAATTGGTGTCTCGCTGTTCGAGCGTGGCGCGCATGGCGCGCGGCTGACGAGCGAGGGGCACCTGTTTGTGGAGTCGGCGCACCGGTTTGAGCGCCAGTACGCCGAAATGGTGCGTAGTGCCGGCGAAATGCGTGCGCGCTATTCCGGCTTGCTGCGTATCGGTGTCACCAGTCCCGCGAGCGACAGCCTGCCGCTGCGCGTGCTGTCGGAGATGATCGGCAAGCGGCCCGGCATGCGCGTGTCGCTCGTCATCGGCAAATCGGATGCGCTCAATGTCGCCGTGGAGTCCGGAGACCTGGATCTGGCCGTGGTGCCGTCCTATCCGGGCTACTCGTTCAGTTGCGCGCAGATGGAAGTCGGGGAGGACCAGATGCGCGTGGTGGCGCGGGCAGATCATCCGGTGTTCGCAATGTCGAATGCCGGTATCGCCGATCTGCGGGAGTTCGGTTGGATCATGCCGAACCGGCGAAGCGTGGCGCGCAAGCTGATGGGGGAGATCTTCGAGCGCGAGGCCGCACCGTCACCCCGGGTCGTCGTGGAAGTGGACTATGTGTCCGATGCCGTCATGGGGCTCATCATGGCGACGGACCTGCTGGCCCTGGTGCCGGCGGCCGCGCTTCGGGGATGGCTCGGCCGCGTCGTGCCCGTCCAGATGCCGCAGATGCTGATCCAACGCACCTTCGTGCTGCTTTCCCATCCTTCCGGGAAATGGTCGCCGCTGATGCAGACGTTCCGCGACATCCTGATCCGATCGCGACCGGAAGCGCTCGAATAA
- a CDS encoding sulfatase: MTAGTRPNLIFILADDLGYADLGCTGARDRHGRPADVSPNLDRMASEGVRFTRGYANSAVCSPTRFALATGRWQYRLRGGAEEPLPTVSADKVLGLPPSHPTLASLLAGQGYRTALFGKWHLGYPPHFSPRQSGYQTFYGFHAGGNDYFAHCNPRGQPDLWQDETPIDEAGYLTDMLSRKAAAWIGEQPRDQPFLLSLHYSAPHWPWLTRDDHAESARIAGVGKHLDGGSLETYQRMIHHMDEGIGWVLEALAQAGLSDDTLIVFTSDNGGERFSNNWPFVGQKMDLLEGGIRVPLLARWPRAIAPGRVSDAPNLTMDWTATLLDAAGVAPHPSYPLDGVSLLPHLRDGTAMPARNLCWRMKHRMQRALIHGDWKYLQVDGNEYLFNLDADPRERANLRHLHPERLAAMRAEWQDWNASLPPIPDDARAYLVFTEAELPRATF, from the coding sequence ATGACAGCGGGAACACGCCCGAATCTGATTTTCATTCTGGCCGACGATCTCGGCTATGCCGACCTTGGCTGTACGGGTGCCCGCGATCGCCATGGCAGGCCCGCGGATGTGTCGCCTAACCTCGACCGCATGGCCAGCGAAGGCGTGCGATTCACGCGCGGGTACGCAAACTCCGCCGTGTGCTCGCCCACGCGTTTTGCGCTTGCGACCGGCCGCTGGCAATACCGGTTGCGCGGCGGCGCCGAAGAGCCGTTGCCCACGGTCTCGGCCGACAAGGTGCTCGGCCTGCCGCCGAGCCATCCCACGCTGGCCTCGCTGCTCGCCGGGCAGGGCTACCGGACCGCCCTCTTCGGCAAATGGCATCTGGGCTATCCACCCCACTTCTCGCCTCGCCAATCGGGCTATCAGACGTTCTACGGCTTCCACGCTGGCGGTAACGACTACTTCGCGCACTGCAATCCTCGCGGCCAGCCTGACCTCTGGCAGGACGAAACGCCGATCGACGAAGCCGGCTACCTCACGGACATGTTGAGCAGAAAGGCTGCCGCATGGATTGGCGAGCAGCCCAGGGACCAGCCATTCCTGCTTAGCCTGCATTACAGTGCGCCGCATTGGCCCTGGCTGACGCGCGACGATCATGCGGAATCGGCGCGGATTGCAGGCGTAGGCAAGCATCTGGACGGCGGCTCGCTCGAGACCTACCAACGCATGATCCATCATATGGATGAAGGCATCGGCTGGGTCCTCGAGGCACTTGCGCAAGCGGGCCTGTCGGACGACACGCTGATCGTCTTCACCAGCGACAACGGCGGTGAACGTTTTTCCAACAACTGGCCTTTCGTGGGACAGAAGATGGATTTGCTCGAAGGCGGCATTCGTGTGCCGCTTCTCGCGCGCTGGCCGCGGGCCATCGCCCCCGGTCGGGTCAGCGATGCGCCCAACCTCACCATGGACTGGACTGCGACCCTGCTTGACGCCGCCGGCGTCGCGCCGCATCCGAGTTATCCGCTCGATGGTGTCAGCCTGCTGCCCCATTTGCGAGACGGCACGGCGATGCCCGCTCGCAATCTGTGCTGGCGCATGAAGCATCGCATGCAACGTGCGTTGATCCACGGCGATTGGAAGTATCTTCAGGTAGACGGCAACGAGTATCTGTTCAACCTCGATGCCGATCCGCGCGAACGCGCCAACCTGCGGCACCTGCACCCCGAGCGCCTTGCGGCGATGCGCGCCGAATGGCAGGACTGGAACGCTTCGCTGCCGCCGATTCCCGACGACGCCCGCGCCTATCTCGTCTTTACCGAAGCCGAACTGCCTCGCGCGACGTTCTGA
- a CDS encoding Bug family tripartite tricarboxylate transporter substrate binding protein: MSLKSLVTRQLGVAVLLCAAALSAHADGTAWPKAKPITWFVGFAPGGTVDVLTRAIAKTVSDKIGQSIVIENRPGASGALALQAAARAPHDGYTLVTFPGPILQTTRQPEIGRELSAVSLMSQGPIVLVGSAANAPATLQDLIAVMRKQPGKWSYASSGTGTGQHLAGELLNSLAGTQMVHIPYKGGGQAISDVLGGQVSLGMLGVTPVLAQIKAGKLKAYAVTTRFRIDSLPDVPTMEEAGLKGYDAAQFFVAAVPAGTDAEIVTKLNAAINDAVQTHEVKTILSASGQVAGKLSPKESQAFTVTSLDKFKALAHRAKISLD, encoded by the coding sequence ATGTCTCTGAAATCTCTCGTTACCCGCCAGCTCGGCGTTGCCGTGCTCCTCTGCGCTGCCGCGCTCTCCGCTCACGCCGACGGCACCGCCTGGCCGAAGGCCAAGCCCATCACCTGGTTCGTCGGCTTCGCGCCCGGCGGCACCGTTGACGTGCTGACACGTGCCATCGCCAAGACGGTTTCCGACAAGATAGGCCAGTCGATCGTCATCGAGAACAGGCCCGGCGCATCGGGCGCGCTCGCCTTGCAGGCCGCCGCGCGCGCCCCGCACGACGGCTACACGCTCGTCACGTTCCCCGGTCCCATCCTGCAGACCACGCGTCAACCCGAGATCGGACGCGAGCTCAGCGCGGTTTCGCTGATGTCGCAGGGGCCGATCGTGCTGGTAGGCTCGGCGGCCAATGCCCCGGCCACGCTGCAGGACCTGATTGCCGTCATGCGCAAGCAGCCCGGCAAATGGAGCTACGCCAGTTCCGGCACGGGCACCGGCCAGCACCTGGCTGGCGAACTGCTCAACTCGCTCGCTGGCACGCAGATGGTCCATATCCCCTACAAGGGCGGCGGCCAGGCCATCAGCGACGTGCTCGGCGGACAGGTTTCGCTCGGCATGCTCGGTGTGACCCCGGTTCTCGCGCAAATCAAGGCAGGCAAGCTGAAGGCCTATGCGGTGACGACGCGCTTTCGCATCGACAGCCTGCCCGATGTGCCGACGATGGAAGAGGCAGGCCTGAAGGGCTACGATGCGGCGCAGTTCTTCGTCGCCGCCGTTCCCGCTGGTACCGATGCGGAGATCGTGACAAAGCTCAATGCCGCGATCAACGACGCGGTACAGACGCATGAGGTCAAGACGATTCTTTCAGCGTCCGGGCAGGTGGCCGGCAAGCTGTCGCCCAAGGAATCGCAGGCATTCACCGTGACGTCGCTCGACAAGTTCAAGGCGCTCGCGCACCGCGCGAAGATTTCCCTCGACTGA
- a CDS encoding porin — MKFLPQAAVVGTVIAAAAGAHAQSTVTLYGVVDTGIEYMSHANARGQDNVYRVSSGNTAGSRWGLRGKEDLGSGMSAIFALESGFATDTGTSVQGGRLFGRQAWVGLNSAWGRITLGRQVNTLYDLFPAFEPTRYTTYGLLAQDAQFTNRVDNAVKIWRDIGPVAVTALYSTGYDSTIANGSEVPGNLRVGQEMSVGARYNGNALSMAAAYDQRRGTTVASAGSLERRYTTAVSYDFASAGVVAGYRYLQSDLTAPQYRANLYWLGGYYKFHPRLVLRGGAYWNDRRQSGNDTLSYVLALQYGLSRRTMAYANATYVNNRGTATTGAAVGTRVAAGANQTGVVIGIKHIF, encoded by the coding sequence ATGAAGTTTCTTCCACAAGCCGCGGTTGTCGGCACAGTTATCGCCGCGGCAGCCGGAGCGCATGCCCAAAGCACTGTCACGCTATACGGCGTGGTCGACACCGGCATCGAGTATATGAGCCACGCAAACGCGCGGGGCCAGGACAATGTGTACCGCGTGTCGTCCGGCAATACCGCGGGCTCTCGCTGGGGGCTCCGTGGCAAGGAAGATCTTGGGTCCGGCATGTCGGCGATCTTCGCGCTCGAAAGCGGCTTTGCCACCGATACGGGGACATCGGTGCAAGGTGGCCGGTTGTTCGGCCGTCAGGCCTGGGTTGGCCTGAACTCCGCTTGGGGGCGCATCACGCTGGGGCGGCAGGTCAACACGCTCTATGACCTGTTTCCCGCGTTCGAGCCGACGCGCTACACCACCTACGGCCTTCTGGCGCAGGATGCGCAGTTCACCAACCGCGTCGACAACGCCGTCAAGATCTGGCGCGACATCGGCCCGGTCGCCGTGACCGCGCTGTACAGCACCGGCTATGACTCGACGATCGCGAACGGTTCGGAAGTGCCCGGCAACCTGCGCGTGGGACAGGAGATGAGCGTCGGTGCGCGGTACAACGGCAATGCGCTATCGATGGCAGCCGCCTATGATCAACGGCGCGGCACCACAGTCGCGTCCGCCGGTTCCCTGGAGCGCCGCTACACGACGGCCGTGAGCTACGACTTTGCGTCGGCCGGCGTGGTCGCGGGCTATCGCTATCTCCAGAGCGACCTGACCGCGCCGCAGTATCGCGCGAATCTCTACTGGCTCGGCGGTTACTACAAGTTCCATCCCAGGCTCGTATTGCGCGGCGGCGCTTACTGGAACGACAGGCGTCAATCCGGAAACGACACGCTGAGTTATGTGCTCGCGCTGCAGTACGGGCTCTCGCGACGCACGATGGCCTACGCGAATGCCACCTATGTGAACAACCGGGGGACGGCCACCACAGGCGCGGCTGTCGGCACGCGGGTCGCCGCGGGCGCGAACCAGACCGGCGTGGTCATCGGCATCAAGCACATCTTCTGA